The Vitis vinifera cultivar Pinot Noir 40024 chromosome 18, ASM3070453v1 region CGAATTGCTTGTTAACTTTTCTCAACTTAGAAATTAGAACTTGAATTTCTGGTGTACAAGCCTCCTAATGGATGTTTTGACAGAACTATGGggataaatttcatttttggccCAGTAATATATGTGTTCTTTATATCTGTATATGGAAAATATATGTACACATAATACACAAGATGTATAATGACTTGAAAACTACTCTTCTTCCCCTTGAAGTGAGGACTGTGTCAGTTGAAGAAATAAAGAAGCCATTGCAATTGCCAGAATACTAGGCATATATAATACACAAAATGTATGATGACTTAAAAAAACTACTGTCATTAGGTATGTATTAGCAGCTTGAGAACTTGTGGTTGCACCTAAAGAACAAAGAATAGAAAGGCATATCTTAATTCCTCAGTGCACAATGCACATCAAGCATAACAAATATCCTCTGAATCAGCCTTGAAAATGTAATTTATGCCAATGCAGAGGAAACTGGAAAGTGTTTAGGGTGTTGATAGAAAGATGGATGGTGCTAGCATGAAGTCGGGCTACAGAGGGATATTTACATGGAAATCTGTATTCAAACTGCATACGGTTTATAATGGGAAGCCtaaaagttgtaaaaataaagatatCACCTCTTACTTGATAAAAAGACACCAAGTTGCTAAGTCATAAAGTTGTCCTGTGAATATACTGTGGATAACATGCATTTACCCGCTGCTCCCAAACAACAAAATTGGAGAACTATAGACAATTCCATTTCATACATATTGTGCCAGGAGTCTCAACCTGGTGTTTTAACTCTTAGTATCAGTCATGGCCTCAATATGATGCGGTATTAGTAGTGAGTCGCTATGTTTTATTGTCAGTAATGAGTCACTATGTTAACTGATGGGTTGTGATAgaacaaaacaacaaaataattcacaaacacaataaaataaaataaataatgtaaaattTATTAACATAAACTGAAACACACTTTATGAGAATGTAACTGGAAACACAGGCCATATATGAAAAAAACTAACAAACCACCTTCAccaaattatgtatttttattaatgacTTAACCAAGTAACGGGTATTGCATGATGAGAGGGTAACAcgagggaaaaacaaaataattttcagtTCAAAGAATCCAATTATCAATTTTTGTCTCTGATTTCTTCAAGTAATAAAATCTTATTACTAGATAAAAATTGACAATGATATAATAatgtaattatttaataaagctCTGGATCACATTGGATCATCCAAGAAGTGTTACTATTGACCATATGAAATGCAGTTGGGTGCATCTTATAGCAAGTACTTCAGGCTGTATCAACTACAACTATATAAAGCAAAAGTTAGGATCAGTCAACAATTGACAAGGACAGTCAACAGAATCACACCTAAAAGTCCTATAATTGGCATATCAAATGAAGGTAATTAGAAGGAagtgattaaaatattaaataaagaaaaaagttaagttGGCAAACTGAAGTTAGACATTAACAACTCAAATAAACATATGTAAATACATAAACTAACACTCGTATGAGGAAAATATAGATCAAAATGAGACCCTAATGCAAGAAAGATGATGATGAAATAAAAGTCATAGACACATAATCTCAACTCAACCAGCCTCATTCTGGCAATCTTTCCGCTTATCAATTAACATTCCATTCATCATCTTAACATATAACAGTGAAATTGAGCTTTTAGATGGACTACCATGTTCAGTCTACAAAGGTAAAATCAAAAGGAGTCTTAGTTAGTAAgctcaaaatcaaattattttcacCCTCATCTTGCAATACAAAGccatttttaacaatatttaagTCAATCAGGCTACATCCTAATCATGAATTGTATGGCTAAGGAAGCACGAGGAATACCATAGATTAAAGATCAAATAATATATAGTGAAAGCACCTTTTAAGtgtacacacacatatatattgaAGGTAAATATATGTAAGATACATTATAGAGTAGCATATAACTAATTTCATTGAAGAGACTAAACAGGAAAGATGGCTAAAAtcaatatcataatattatatatgtaattACAGCCATGTACACATGTGAAAATCACATTgccattttcaaaaatagaagtaAGAAACCAGTGTTGCCAAAAGCAAAAGGCGATATCAAGGCGATAAGACTCCTTTTAGACTAAGGCGAAAGGCGAAAAACAAGGCGATAACTTAACTATAGTAaggcaataaaaaatatacatatatttacctaTTCGATATTCAACCAATGTAAGTGTTGTCTTCAATGATCAAcactattaatttttcatcGCTCACGatatcttataaaattaacaaaataataataattattgaaagtgttaaACATTATACcccatattataaaaaacatcatTGTTTAAAGATATTCATCCTATCTAAAtgtatattctaattttttaaacatctaaaaaataaaataagaagttaAACATTCTAAAGAAGTTTTAGGCATCATCATCATAgtcattattgaaattaaaattgtcattaCTTCTATCAAGACTAGATTGATAACCCTCCATTTTATTATCTCTATgattgataatataatattttatcttgtACTTTGTTTAATCCAATGTTAGATTGTATGAAATTATAATCTAAGTATGTATAATCTTAATTCATGGTCAAAGGCGCCTCTATGCCTTGTGCCTTATCCCAAGGTGATTGCCTAGGCGTTGCTTCTTTGAAATTGCCTTGTCCAGGTCTTCAAAAGACGACTTTTATCTACCCTGCATGGTTTGAAGGCCTAAATGACCTAGGTGATCACCTTTGATAACActataagaaacaaaaagacATTAACTAAAAGAGATAAATATAGGCATCCATCAAAATACATGTATTAACTCTAAAATTTTAATGACGTTGACTTtacaaaaaatgatttctaatgAATAGATTGATCATAAATATCATACAGCCCAAGCAGAACAAGTCTTCAGATACTTTCAAACTAGTACCTTATATGTCCATTTCACATTTATGTGAACCAAacagaaaggggaaaaaaaaaaaaggagatggATCCCCAAGcttcacaaaaagaaatttcaacttTTGAAAGAGGGAAATTGTCATAGAAAATTCAGTctcataaaagaaagaaagactaaGCAACACTTACAAGTTGTCCTATCttgaaataacaaaaaagaaagttattttttctcttttcaagatattgcaaatttttaattgataCAATGGATTTGCAATGCATACAACATATAATATGATTTTGACAACAATAAAAAGATaatcttatataaatttatacaaattaaatttaaaacaaggaACACAGATCCTGATCATGATAATGAGGATAGAAAACTAAACAAATCCATAATTATGAGCATAgagaaaactaaaaaatcaaCCACAAATAACTTACTCGAGGAAAGCCTGCTATCAAAGTAATGGGAACCCAGCCCTGATCATCCATATATGACCTTAAATAATCGtcttttatcaaattaacatCACTACAATAAACAAACAACAGGAGCATGAACGATTGATTTCAAATAGATTAGAGAGGATCGAAAAAGATAAGTAATTATTAACAAGCCAACAATATCAAAATACCTGAAATAATATTCTATCTGATTAACTAACAAAGTAGGGAGAGGAGGGTCCGGAACAGGGATAAACATTGGAGGAGGTGGCGCATGTGCAACAAATGGCACACTCCTGAAGGGCTCTGAAGGCAGTGCTGGGAAATAATACATTTGAGATGGCATATCTGAAAGGGGCAGAGTCATTAGTTCCAAATCAACATAGTAAGAATATCTATGTCCATCGAAAAGGCAACCTCACCCGGATAACCGGCAGGATTCATGAAGGGTCGGATAGGCTGTGGTGTCATGAATCGGGGAGAACTGGATTGTGGTGCAGCTCTTATAAAGCCTCTAGGAGGAGCTCTTTGAGGCTGCATGTGAATATCTCTAACATTAGAACTTCGAGAATTCCATTCATAATTCCCACGATCTTGATCACGTCGACCCCCATAGTTGTTGTGGTGTGGGCCATCTCCTCGGGGATGGGGTCCAAAGTTTCCTCGGCGAGAATTTCTTGGCAAAGGATGATCACTTAGTCCACGTGGTTGTGGCACAAATCCTCCAATTGGTCTGGTTTCCCAAGTATTGTTCCTGTAAGGAGGCTCTCTTGTAGAAGAATCCAGCACTTGAGGCGCCATTTTTGCATACTTATTTTGAGGCATTTCAAATAGAGGATAAGGTGGCGGTGGTGGAGGCGGCTGTGAAGGCAGGTGACCATGGACAGTCTGTGAAGACCCACCACCGCTCTTAATCGATCTTTGCCGAAATGGGGATGCATGGTTTTGTGAAGAATTAGGGTTTGTATTAGCAGGAACTTGTTTCTGAGGCGAATGTGGAATTACAGGTCCCTATCAAACAGACATGTAAATAATATCATGCATGCagatacaaataataattagaatcagaaaaataaataacaaaacagAATATTTTGGTCCTTAAGAAGTTGCTGGAAAGAGAAGACCAAACTTCCAGCAGGCTTACAGCTGTTTTGGCTGAATTAGGGTGATTTTTCAACATTTGAAACCAAACAACATCTAAAAGGAACACATAAAGCATTGATATCCTTTCCTTTACCCTCAATTTCCTCAGCAGCCAAACAGAATCAAAATCTTAGGGGGGATTTAGAACCAAACCTGAATACTGGCGGCCGATCCATCCACAGCAGGCTTCGGAGAATCAGACGAAGACCTTGGTGAAGCCCTAGTAGACTCAGAAAGTGCAGGCCAAGACACCGCGCCCATTACGGGACCAACCTCAACGACGTCGTTCGAGGGTTTGTTCCAAGCCGGCTTCTTTTGACGACCCGCATTGCTTCCACAACCATCGCTATTCTCCAGCAAAGCCTCCCCAACCCCAGAATTATCCGGTGCCGGTGACCGTGACGGCGACGGTGACAAAGGCTTGGTCGGGGAGCATTCAGAAAAAGAGATTTGTTCCGGGCAAGAAGTCACCGGAGACGATGATGTCGGTGAATGAGGAACAGACGACATCGATTCCGTCTCTCCCCGCACTATCTGAGCCCAAGGAGAAGATAAATTCCTCCTGCGCAGCGGGCTATGGACACCGTCAGCGGAAAATCCCGAACCACGGGGCGAAGAATCAGTCGTCGTCGCCATTCAAAAACAATTAGAGTTCTAAggattaaaaagagaaaaacaacaacaacaaaataaaaattgcagaGAGATTGATCAATACtcggaaaaacaaaaaatgttaacaaataaattaatcaaataattaaaaaaaaaaaaaaaaagaagacgaAAAGAATTTGATCGGAGAGTAAATTAGGGTTCTGTTTCAGTAATGCATCACTATGAAACCCTAACGAACCGATCCGTAACCACCGATCTCCCTcactctctctcgctctctctttcttccttGTGTGAAAGAATGAGCCCCAAGCCgctttgagttttttttattttttaatttccccATCAAGCTTTATTTCCCTTTTATATGCCCTTGGTTTCCCAAATTACGACACTGCCCTCGCAGCCTCCCTCAGTCCCGAGCACTCGTTGAGCGTGGAAAGGTCAATTCAGGAATAGTCAGAATTCTTCAACGATGATAATGCATAAATTAACGACGTGGTTTGATTTCACAGCAACACAAGCTCTCAATTCTTTGTTTATGTCGTATAGGaatggtttctttttcttttttaccttttctatttattttttctatataaaaaatatgaatattgaCCACTGTTCCACAAAAATGTTCAAACTCTGACCATAAGAGATTCTCAATCGGGCAGGTGGGTTGGTAGGCATCCCTCGAATTAGATCTACCAAATCAACAAATTTGGAGCATTTCCCCCTTTCctttttaaatatcaatttatttattttttttcacttccaATTAACTctctttgtttatatatatatatatatatatatatatatatatataaatactaaaACTATTTAACAAtaatctttttctctctatccaattttttttacgTGTTTTACTCCTCCGTCATGTcactaaaattaatatttttttgaaatattaggaGCATAATAAACTAACATATATTTATGTGTGATATTCgcatcaaataataaataaaatttctaatattatataagtTTGAACTCGTTTTAAAGTTGTCAGTATATTCCTTATTTGATCGAGAATCTTAAAATCCATTTCACAGAAATTTTTTGACTCCGATAGaaaagattatttaattttataagggGTGTTTATATATctaaccatatatatatatatatattataatcaaaattaggaaaatgaggttcaaaattttgaaatttttacaaaCTGTTAAGAAAAGTTTCggaatctttattaaaaaatgaattagaaaTGTGACTGGCAGGTCCAATGTGTTGGGCTGCACTGAACCCCATGCATGGTGTCCTCATGATAGACGCGCTGCGCTGCCCAACTATCTTCGGTTATAAG contains the following coding sequences:
- the LOC100243746 gene encoding la-related protein 1C — translated: MATTTDSSPRGSGFSADGVHSPLRRRNLSSPWAQIVRGETESMSSVPHSPTSSSPVTSCPEQISFSECSPTKPLSPSPSRSPAPDNSGVGEALLENSDGCGSNAGRQKKPAWNKPSNDVVEVGPVMGAVSWPALSESTRASPRSSSDSPKPAVDGSAASIQGPVIPHSPQKQVPANTNPNSSQNHASPFRQRSIKSGGGSSQTVHGHLPSQPPPPPPPYPLFEMPQNKYAKMAPQVLDSSTREPPYRNNTWETRPIGGFVPQPRGLSDHPLPRNSRRGNFGPHPRGDGPHHNNYGGRRDQDRGNYEWNSRSSNVRDIHMQPQRAPPRGFIRAAPQSSSPRFMTPQPIRPFMNPAGYPDMPSQMYYFPALPSEPFRSVPFVAHAPPPPMFIPVPDPPLPTLLVNQIEYYFSDVNLIKDDYLRSYMDDQGWVPITLIAGFPRVQSLTNSIPLILDSLRTSTSVEVQGDKVRRRNEWMKWLPSSARFHADLGLQSPGGLSYGTLVSSFQKVTVEEGSANQNSLKGKTEAHTETVLGRASSEEFTGESLCNGRVQTKTPPQAGADQSAI